The proteins below are encoded in one region of Aestuariivirga litoralis:
- the nuoN gene encoding NADH-quinone oxidoreductase subunit NuoN — MTILQQLGAAAVLPEIVLAILAMVLLMEGVFVKAHTPGTIRWGAIASLVAVGLLVLWKSGSGAVTAFDGALVVDSFARFMKVLALIGAAVTLAMSGRYLARNKMDSEEYPVLVMLATVGMMLMISANDLISLYVGLELQSLALYVVAAINRDSAKSSEAGLKYFVLGALSSGMLLYGASLIYGFTGHTGFTEIAAELTKSGPNLGVIFGIVFIMAGLSFKVSAVPFHMWTPDVYEGAPTPVTAFFASAPKVAAIALFARTMVGPFAHITDQWQQVAVFVSVASMALGAFAAIGQTNIKRLMAYSSIGNMGFALVGLAAGTPEGVQGLIVYMLIYMATTLGTFACILAMKRKGIYVEQISDLAGLSRRDKGLAFIFAMLMFSLAGVPPLAGFFGKLFVFMAAVKAGLYVFAVLGVIASVVGAYYYLRIVKIIYFDEPAEAFDGAAPEIAVVAYASCVFVLGFIIFAHPLITLAAGAAKSLF; from the coding sequence ATGACCATCTTGCAGCAACTCGGCGCAGCCGCAGTCCTTCCTGAAATCGTCCTAGCCATTTTGGCGATGGTGCTGCTGATGGAAGGCGTGTTCGTGAAAGCCCACACTCCCGGCACCATCCGATGGGGCGCCATCGCCAGCCTGGTGGCCGTGGGCCTCCTGGTCCTGTGGAAATCTGGCTCCGGTGCCGTCACCGCATTTGATGGTGCATTGGTCGTGGACAGCTTTGCGCGCTTCATGAAGGTGCTGGCGCTGATCGGTGCTGCCGTCACGCTCGCCATGAGCGGCCGCTATCTCGCGCGCAACAAGATGGATTCGGAAGAATATCCGGTGCTCGTCATGCTGGCCACCGTCGGCATGATGCTGATGATCTCCGCCAATGATTTGATCTCGCTCTATGTCGGCCTCGAACTGCAATCACTGGCACTCTACGTGGTCGCCGCCATCAACCGCGACAGTGCCAAATCATCGGAAGCGGGATTGAAATATTTTGTCCTCGGCGCGCTCTCGTCGGGCATGCTGCTCTATGGCGCATCGCTGATTTACGGCTTCACCGGTCACACCGGCTTTACCGAAATCGCCGCAGAATTAACGAAATCGGGCCCGAACCTGGGCGTGATCTTCGGCATCGTCTTCATCATGGCGGGCCTGTCCTTCAAGGTCTCCGCCGTGCCATTCCACATGTGGACGCCGGATGTTTATGAGGGCGCACCCACACCTGTCACCGCCTTCTTCGCCTCGGCCCCAAAAGTGGCCGCCATTGCGCTTTTCGCCCGCACTATGGTGGGCCCCTTCGCGCATATCACCGACCAGTGGCAGCAAGTGGCGGTCTTCGTCTCCGTCGCTTCCATGGCGCTCGGCGCCTTCGCCGCCATCGGCCAAACCAATATAAAGCGCCTGATGGCCTATTCCTCTATCGGCAATATGGGCTTCGCTTTGGTCGGCCTCGCTGCTGGCACGCCGGAAGGCGTGCAGGGCTTGATCGTCTATATGTTGATCTACATGGCCACCACGCTGGGCACGTTCGCCTGCATCCTCGCGATGAAGCGCAAGGGCATTTATGTGGAGCAGATTTCCGATCTCGCCGGGCTATCGCGCCGCGACAAGGGGCTGGCCTTCATCTTCGCCATGCTGATGTTCTCGCTCGCAGGCGTTCCGCCGCTGGCCGGGTTCTTCGGCAAGCTCTTTGTGTTCATGGCTGCTGTGAAAGCCGGGCTTTATGTTTTCGCCGTGCTGGGCGTGATCGCTTCGGTGGTGGGTGCTTATTACTACCTGCGCATCGTGAAGATCATTTATTTCGATGAACCCGCCGAAGCCTTTGATGGTGCAGCACCGGAGATCG